The following coding sequences are from one Coffea arabica cultivar ET-39 chromosome 11e, Coffea Arabica ET-39 HiFi, whole genome shotgun sequence window:
- the LOC113719053 gene encoding uncharacterized protein gives MVRIVDATAMLIRNSIPSISTADTTSSATTSFASVPPPPSSSSSIFTNYPLISAVLAFALAQSFKFLTSWYRERHWDLKQLVGSGGMPSSHSATVIALAIGVGLQEGFGGSLFATALILACVVMYDATGVRLHAGRQAEVLNQIVCELPAEHPLSESSPLRELLGHTPPQVVAGGLLGIVTATMIHLIFGPGKQA, from the exons ATGGTGCGAATAGTGGACGCAACAGCGATGTTGATTCGGAACTCAATACCTTCAATATCCACAGCTGATACAACATCTTCTGCCACAACATCGTTTGCATCAGTACCACCGCCGCCGTCGTCGTCGTCATCAATATTCACAAATTACCCTTTGATTTCAGCTGTCTTAGCTTTCGctcttgctcaatctttcaaGTTCTTGACCTCCTG GTATAGGGAAAGACATTGGGATCTCAAGCAACTTGTCGGATCGGGCGGTATGCCATCATCCCATTCAGCAACTGTTATTGCCTTGGCGATAGGTGTAGGTTTGCAAGAGGGCTTTGGGGGATCTTTGTTTGCTACTGCATTGATCTTAGCATGTGTG GTAATGTATGATGCAACTGGTGTGCGACTGCATGCTGGACGCCAAGCAGAG GTCCTAAACCAAATTGTCTGTGAACTTCCAGCTGAACATCCTCTTTCTGAGAGCAGTCCATTGCGAGAACTTCTTGGCCACACCCCACCTCAG GTTGTTGCGGGTGGATTACTGGGAATTGTAACAGCAACAATGATCCATTTGATCTTTGGCCCTGGTAAGCAAGCATGA